The following are encoded in a window of Dictyostelium discoideum AX4 chromosome 6 chromosome, whole genome shotgun sequence genomic DNA:
- a CDS encoding ankyrin repeat-containing protein, with translation MDFKENSIYINVMDKIYAREKEVLSQNQDFQENNLSRISLILNYEDFSLKFDESLHGYSFGYVTNPFGLKLHSPFTETVRFDGAEKYIYMKRILGVPSNETQLCNYQHQNFEEKDSQKELLPSPQQLTPPTSLPSLPLLPLPQAPEQNEEQQLTQPPSPPSIPPPPPQKKQIQIFITPSGIVSQKIQNFFRDTQIKSTDPVNCSLDHSIKKNYSLEEIYENNKNYMDKNNNFLHFLFTFIDKITIKDLDHFEKEINRVHNIKKLINQQNMKGETPLHSLIINNSESCLKKLVIAKINHMGIFDYSKCDNLNKNLLAHAIEKGDIDVIRLVLIGGCPLKMSPRSKLFKKNFKIYRQQIYRVFEIKEFLTKIGFNQYIPMFLEFEFKNININYLIESFKFKLNINEDEILLWKLLTEPYKNLDFKSFCSEYQIKHQNDLISETMANHFINVCQLNPHFGYIDFHTQIGSAGNASVFEGTYKGIPIACKEMPVSGTYEQSVDSIKEIAAVGQIKKLGCATVVETIGVLKYNQKLFLVMVKEKCNLLSFLCNKSEILKMQREGIWTSIFKISKDILKGLVSLREAGMYHRDFKTANFLVSNTGKILISDFGTSRDENEKRLNTFAKTIGTMWYRCPRLGDCSEDEKTLTHYNEKSEIYSLGIILWELVCVAMTGTYISPKIPLFQNEVDFLIWIHKDYRFSFPVGTPQSFVKLITRMCLPFRDRRPTVRQVLDNVKAIKKEFLSNRGIEGEQTYSGLECWREFNFSKQNVTRISISNLHNTEYKVVNKYDYASYNNKNSLLMKRYLDNSNFVVELINPNGLFRFKSFFEKEKLLYLKLKSTYKDEYYFDMSQFLTTIIQIHQITVIYYKMLQKYRELRLLRNNNNINKNKNNNNNNNNNNNNNNNINNNNTFNNSTNNNSNDNINIPYDFNNNNNNNNNSCNNSKKFKSISESTSALGLEASSSSSSSS, from the exons ATGGATTTTAAGGaaaattctatttatataaaCGTGATGGATAAAATTTACGCTAGAGAAAAGGAGGTGCTTTCTCAAAACCAAGATTTTCAAGAGAATAACTTGAGTAGAATATCTCTTATATTGAACTATGAAGATTTTTCCCTTAAATTTGATGAGAGTCTCCATGGCTATTCATTTGGATACGTAACTAATCCTTTTGGCTTGAAACTCCACTCACCATTTACTGAAACTGTCCGCTTTGATGGTGctgaaaaatatatatacatgAAGAGAATTCTTGGTGTGCCAAGTAATGAGACTCAACTTTGTAACTATCAACATCAAAATtttgaagaaaaagattCACAAAAAGAACTACTCCCATCTCCACAACAACTTACACCACCAACATCACTTCCATCACTTCCATTACTTCCATTACCCCAAGCACCAGAACAAAATGAAGAACAACAACTTACACAACCTCCATCACCTCCATCAATTCCACCACCTCCAcctcaaaaaaaacaaatacaaatcTTTATAACTCCATCAGGAATTGTTtctcaaaaaatacaaaatttttttagaGATActcaaattaaatcaactgATCCTGTAAATTGTTCTTTAGATCAttcgataaaaaaaaactatagtTTGGAGGAAATTTAcgaaaataacaaaaattatatggataaaaacaataattttttacactttttatttacatttattgataaaattacaatcaaAGACTTGGATCATTTTGAAAAGGAAATTAATAGAGTCcataatatcaaaaaattaatcaaccAACAAAATATGAAAGGTGAAACTCCGCTTCActcattaattattaataattccGAAAGCTGTTTGAAGAAACTTGTAATAGCTAAAATTAATCATATGGGTATTTTCGATTATTCAAAATGTGacaatttgaataaaaaccTCCTTGCGCATGCAATTGAAAAGGGAGATATTGATGTTATTCGATTGGTTTTAATTGGTGGTTGTCCTTTAAAAATGTCACCAAGAtcgaaattatttaaaaaaaacttcaaAATATATAGACAACAAATATATAgagtatttgaaattaaagaatttttaacaaaaattggttttaatCAATACATTCCAATGTTTCTTGAATTCGAATTCAAAAACATTAATATAAACTATCTAAttgaatcttttaaatttaaattaaatataaatgaagatgaaatCTTACTATGGAAATTATTAACTGAACCTTACAAAAACTTGGACTTTAAGTCCTTTTGTAGTgaatatcaaataaaacatcaaaatgatttaatatctGAAACAATGGCTAATCATTTCATAAATGTATGCCAACTCAATCCACATTTTGGCTACATCGATTTCCATACACAAATTGGCTCTGCAGGTAATGCATCAGTTTTCGAAGGCACATATAAAGGAATACCTATTGCATGCAAAGAAATGCCAGTAAGTGGTACATATGAACAAAGTGTAGACTCGATTAAAGAAATTGCTGCAGTGggtcaaataaaaaaattaggtTGTGCAACTGTTGTTGAAACTATTGGTGTCTTGaaatataatcaaaaattatttttggtaATGGTGAAAGAAAAATGTAAcctattatcatttttatgcAACAAGtctgaaattttaaaaatgcaaAGAGAGGGCATTTGGAcctcaatttttaaaatatcaaaggATATCCTCAAAGGATTGGTTTCGTTAAGAGAAGCCGGCATGTACCACAGGGACTTTAAGACAGCCAATTTTTTGGTGTCTAATACTGGTAAGATCCTTATTAGTGATTTTGGCACTAGTAgggatgaaaatgaaaagcGTCTCAATACATTTGCAAAGACCATTGGTACAATGTGGTACAGATGTCCAAGATTGGGAGATTGTAGTGAAGATGAAAAAACTTTAACCCATTATAATGAAAAGAGTGAAATTTACTCACTAGGAATAATTTTATGGGAG ttggttTGTGTTGCAATGACAGGAACCTACATTTCACCAAAGATACCATTATTTCAAAATGaagttgattttttaatttggatTCACAAAGATTACAGATTTTCATTTCCAGTTGGAACACCACAatcatttgtaaaattaattactaGAATGTGTTTACCATTTAGAGACAGAAGACCAACGGTCCGTCAAGTACTTGATAATGTTAAAgctattaaaaaagaatttcttTCAAATAGAGGTATTGAAGGTGAACAAACTTATAGTGGTCTTGAATGTTGGAGAGAATTTAACttttcaaaacaaaatgTAACtagaatttcaatttcaaatttacacAATACAGAATATAAAGTAGTTAATAAATATGATTATGCAAgttacaataataaaaactcaTTATTAATGAAACGATATTTGGATAATTCCAACTTTGTGGTAGAACTCATCAATCCAAATGGTTTATTTAGGTTCAAGTCTTTTTTCGAAAAAGAGAAACtactatatttaaaattaaaatcaacatATAAAgatgaatattattttgatatgAGTCAATTCTTAACAACGATCATTCAAATACATCAAATAACtgtaatatattataaaatgttACAAAAATATAGAGAGCTTCGTTTgttaagaaataataataatattaataaaaataaaaataataataataataataataataataataataataataataatattaataataataatacttttaaCAATtctaccaataataatagtaatgataatataaatataccatatgattttaataataataataacaacaataacaatagttgcaataatagtaaaaaatttaaatcaatatcagAATCAACATCTGCATTAGGATTAGaagcatcatcatcatcatcgtcatcatcgtaa
- the tgrA4 gene encoding immunoglobulin E-set domain-containing protein — MKIIILFFILYLVSVTLGVLIEPVFKDFKITKQSLEYTYDIDSTYYSKWNFQSLNYELVFECKNNSTTRTCAAGMSIDIAKNLHGQVMACVSDNNGELDCNHYFYPKHYPNPIIEGDFKPSTKGGPVIFKGYYLAIGLYFYTILPNTGLAIIGNPFGDSIDATNLLLDYQGGCGTRIIQWPNGYKYSFNHSNPVIDNISIESSSFISLGHNFCNSSESIQVYLDGVQIDKSKIKSIDHEQFEIIYSQEHSKSIIVNIVSGGLESNKFKLDYKPMPLKINSVPKLKGGSITIIGERLSSQVNNSTIIVKIGQYDCKNVISSKNEILCDLESVPNVDKVKLVDLPVNISINGIFNENNLLFSFDTPIISDFILPQGEVKLVGHCFGYSQITQINIDNVLQPNITININEKETTLSFRPILQIKKSKLYIIVNGTKSNTIEIDSSFFVKSVPSSPSVNGQTVNFTLFNINPNNFNATPIMTFRDNSSIKSTDYKNSNEYSTHTYSFEIPKSCGRNEITISIGDQLTRTEVYYELPKISSCSIVSNQMIKCLGNFTNYLDLFKNGKIKIQFSNMIIIDNIPKNPIIFKSDSFSFPMKPEYISSDIYLIVCDETSPYFKVDITPSLKSVNQSLVFNSTGGKLLINGENFNENTIDNTSVYCFSNKEDYNCSFINYTSISCDIELEGPFDQLCKIKFNGKDENYNISISYYPPLVLNSTIISNSSIGGIITIFGNEFYNEIDLITVGKSKCLNSTFINSTSISCFVEPSNFNINQTKQQQQQQQQYVNITINGKSGGNNLNIYFDNSIIEVKNQSSESDKNNNNNNNSKNKINDESKTDGRSLYEKYKKYFIATIIIGSLALIIVAFKIILYFNRKNGTVVYWKYIIKEKIYKFKNRKEQKCIDDMREILNNAEKNFPDIKLDNLITYKKYEIPQEKSVEGELKEQAPPLSEYDQFPSYYLHSPKDSQPPNQIETLPKDSPPPNQNETLPEDSPPPNQIEKLTEDSLPPSNQIETLPEDSSPPPNQTEKITDNSSSQDGPSSSS, encoded by the exons atgaaaattattatattattttttatattatatttagttTCTGTTACACTCGGagttttaattgaaccaGTTTTCAAgg attttaaaattacaaaacaaTCATTGGAATATACATATGATATTGATAGTACATATTATTCAAAATGGAATTTTCAAAGTTTGAACTATGAATTGGTTTTtgaatgtaaaaataatagcaCAACAAGAACATGCGCTGCTGGAATGTCAATTGATATTGCTAAAAATTTACATGGTCAAGTGATGGCATGTGTAtctgataataatggtgaattaGATTgcaatcattatttttatccaaAACATTATCCAAACCCAATTATTGAAGGTGACTTTAAACCATCTACCAAAGGTGGCCCAGTTATTTTTAAAGGCTATTATTTGGCAATTGGCTTATACTTCTATACAATTCTTCCTAATACTGGATTGGCTATAATAGGTAATCCTTTTGGTGACTCAATAGATGCTACAAATTTATTACTCGATTATCAAGGTGGTTGTGGTACGAGAATAATTCAGTGGCCAAACGGTTATAAATATAGCTTTAATCATTCTAATCCagtaattgataatatctCTATTGAAAGCTCATCTTTTATATCACTTGGTCATAATTTTTGTAATAGTTCCGAGTCAATTCAAGTTTATTTAGATGGTGttcaaattgataaatcaaaaataaaatcaattgatcatgaacaatttgaaattatttacagCCAAGAACATTCAAAATCCATCATTGTGAATATTGTCTCTGGTGGACTTGAAtcaaacaaattcaaattagaTTACAAACCAATgccattaaaaataaatagtgttccaaaattaaaaggtGGTTCAATTACAATAATTGGTGAAAGATTATCATCACAagtaaataattcaacaatcATTGTTAAAATTGGTCAATATGATTGTAAAAATGTAATCTcatcaaaaaatgaaattctaTGTGATTTAGAATCAGTTCCAAATGTTGATAAAGTTAAATTGGTAGATTTACCAGTTAATATCTCAATAAATggtatttttaatgaaaataatttattattctcATTCGATACTCCAATCATATCAGATTTTATACTTCCTCAAGGTGAAGTTAAATTAGTTGGCCATTGTTTTGGTTATTCACAAATAActcaaattaatattgacAATGTATTACAACCCAATATaacaattaatataaatgaaaaagaaacaacTCTTTCATTTAGGCCAATtcttcaaattaaaaaatcaaagttATATATAATTGTCAACGGtacaaaatcaaatactattgaaattgattcatcattttttgtaaaaagtGTTCCATCTTCACCTTCAGTAAATGGTCAAACTGTAAACTTTAcactttttaatataaacccaaataattttaatgcaACACCAATTATGACTTTTCGAGATAAtagttcaattaaatcaactgattataaaaattcaaatgaatatTCCACTCATACATACTCTTTTGAAATTCCAAAAAGTTGTGGTAGAAATGAAattacaatttcaattggGGACCAACTAACCCGTACTGAAGTTTATTATGAATTACCAAAAATATCAAGTTGTTCAATTGtttcaaatcaaatgattAAATGTCTTGGTAATTTTACAAActatttagatttatttaaaaatggtaaaattaaaatacaattttcaaatatgataataattgataatattccaaaaaatccaattatttttaaaagtgattcattttcattcCCGATGAAACCAGAGTATATTTCAAGTGATATATATCTTATTGTTTGTGATGAAACTTCTCCATATTTTAAAGTTGATATAACTCCATCGCTTAAATCTGTAAACCAATCCCTTGTTTTCAACTCCACtggtggtaaattattaattaatggtgaaaattttaatgaaaatacaaTTGATAATACATCTGTATATTGCTTTTCAAACAAAGAAGATTATAACTGTTCATTTATAAACTATACATCTATCTCTTGTGATATTGAATTAGAAGGTCCATTCGATCAACTttgtaaaatcaaatttaatggAAAAGATGAGAATTATAACATTTCAATATCATATTATCCTCCATTAGTTTTAAACTCAACAATTatatcaaattcatcaattggtggaattattacaatttttggTAATGAATTTTATAATGAAATAGATTTAATTACAGTTGGTAAAAGTAAATGTTTAAACTCtacatttataaattcaacatCAATTTCATGTTTTGTAGAaccttcaaattttaatattaatcaaaccaaacaacaacaacaacaacaacaacaatatgttaacattacaattaatggtaaaagtggtggtaataatttaaatatttattttgataattcaattattgaaGTTAAAAATCAATCAAGCGAAAGTgataaaaacaacaacaataacaacaatagtaaaaataaaattaatgatgaaaGTAAAACTGATGGTAGAAGTTTgtatgaaaaatataaaaaatattttatagcAACTATAATAATCGGTAGTTTGGCATTAATTATAGTtgcctttaaaattatactttactttaatagaaaaaatgGTACTGTAGTCTATTggaaatatattataaaagaaaaaatatataaatttaaaaatagaaaagagCAAAAATGTATAGATGATATGAgagaaatattaaataatgcaGAGAAAAATTTTCCTGACATAAAAttagataatttaataacttATAAAAAGTATGAAATACCACAAGAAAAAAGTGTAGAAGGAGAACTAAAAGAACAAGCACCTCCTCTAAGTGAATATGACCAATTTCCAAGctattatttacattcaCCAAAAGATTCACAACCTCCAAATCAAATTGAAACTTTACCAAAAGATTCACCTCCTCCAAATCAAAATGAAACATTACCAGAAGATTCACCACCTCCAAaccaaattgaaaaattaacaGAAGATTCATTACCACCTTCAAATCAAATTGAAACGTTACCAGAAGATTCATCACCACCTCCAAATCAAACTGAAAAAATAACAGACAATTCATCATCTCAAGATGGACCATCAAGCTCTtcataa
- a CDS encoding glycoside hydrolase family 27 protein has product MKLLIILLLFIFLNKSNSDIINNQNQNQKQKQQQQQQQQQQQQQKIKNGYKLSNGLALTPPMGFNYWNFDGCKTNLINETMMMDTAYAMSTNGMSKVGYEYVNLDDCWMAKTRDENGNLRADPIRFPHGIKYLSDYIHSLGLKFGIYGDIGSETCQGYPGSENYLEQDAKQFAEWGVDFVKMDGCNMQVSDMKKAYTDLGQYLQNTGRPMVYSCSWPTYAYVQNITMPFDYIEGICNLWREFQDITDNFTEWTQILDEMEDSVPKRSQFAAPGSFNDPDMLEIGNGLENAVEYKSMFSLWSIIAAPLIAGNDIISMSKEALEILINEEVIQVNQDPLGIQGNRVYKNQKLEVYQRTLINNSYAIALFNRGDTNSDISITSEMLNLTNHQNYNIRDLWSHTDNGTFSDTFTASVQPHGTVLIKLSPKINNNNNNNNNNNNNNNNNNNNNNNNSIHLPLKYKKYFLNK; this is encoded by the exons ATGAAATTGttaattattcttttattatttatatttttaaataaatccaattcagatattattaataatcaaaatcaaaatcaaaaacaaaaacaacaacaacaacaacaacaacaacaacaacaacaacaaaaaataaaaaatggatataaattatcaaatggtTTAGCATTAACACCACCAATGG gaTTTAATTATTGGAATTTTGATGGTTGTAAaactaatttaattaatgaaacaaTGATGATGGATACTGCATATGCAATGTCAACAAATGGTATGTCAAAAGTTGGATATGAATATGTAAATTTAGATGATTGTTGGATGGCAAAAACTAGAGATGAGAATGGTAATTTAAGAGCTGACCCAATTAGATTCCCACATGGTATAAAGTATTTATCAGATTATATTCATTCATTAGGATTGAAATTTGGAATTTATGGTGACATTGGTAGTGAAACTTGTCAAGGCTATCCTGGAAGTGAGAATTATTTAGAACAAGATGCGAAACAATTTGCAGAATGGGGTGTTGATTTTGTGAAAATGGATGGCTGCAATATGCAAGTGTCAGATATGAAAAAGGCATACACAGATCTGGGACAGTATTTACAAAACACAGGCAGACCCATGGTGTATAGTTGTAGTTGGCCCACGTATGCATATGTGCAGAATATAACAATGCCATTCGACTACATTGAAGGGATTTGCAACCTTTGGAGAGAGTTTCAAGACATTACTGATAATTTCACCGAGTGGACGCAGATACTGGACGAAATGGAGGATTCCGTTCCCAAGAGATCTCAATTCGCAGCACCTGGCTCATTTAACGATCCTGATATGTTGGAGATTGGCAATGGGTTGGAGAATGCAGTTGAATATAAAAGCATGTTTTCATTATGGTCAATTATAGCAGCACCCTTAATAGCAGGTAATGATATAATATCAATGAGTAAAGAAGCATTGGAGATTTTAATCAATGAGGAGGTAATTCAAGTTAACCAAGATCCATTAGGAATTCAAGGTAATCGTGtatataaaaatcaaaagttaGAAGTTTATCAAAGAACTTTGATTAATAATTCTTATGCAATTGCTTTATTTAATAGAGGTGATACTAATTCTGATATTAGCATCACAAGTGAGAtgttaaatttaacaaatcaTCAAAATTATAACATTCGTGATCTTTGGTCTCATACTGATAATGGTACATTCTCTGATACATTCACTGCTTCAGTTCAACCACATGGTactgttttaattaaattatctccaaaaattaataataataataataataataataataataataataataataataataataataataataataataataattcaattcatttaccattaaaatataaaaaatattttttaaataaataa
- the epnA gene encoding hypothetical protein gives METMIKSYIKKGKDAVLNTPEIERKVRDATSNDKWGPSGTQMQEISRASYNYECFPIIMGVIWKRINDPGKFWRHVYKSLLLIDYLVRNGSPQVIRDCRHHTMEIKTLVEFQYIEEEKDVGLSVRERAKQVIDLLQDDQRIKEERDKAKTNQNKYVGIGNDSRDFGYGGGSYGGGGYDSDSYGSNQRDSYGGNQRDSYGGNQRDSYGGNQRETTRRDSFNGRDEGYGNNNNNNNNNSYDSDPYSNTRAEYENYSNRAETRRNNEFGDDSNNSYNNNNNFNNNNNNNNSYNNSNNSNNSNNNNNNNNYNNSNNNSNNIQNNPNAASGGRSRPRAASGSGPSPATPNFQSSQQQQQPTLIDFSEPTPANKPMVFDPLADLASGMNNTNNNNNNNNNNSNSFGGFQSVNNNQNSFNFNNNNQQQQQQNNFLQLTQSNPQQSNNNNNNNNFFNQQPQQAQQFGQFQNSSMNKDPFAKDEFGDFAGANGNADFNPFDQQSGDFSNKNDGQQKPKDTNDPWSKKDLFDLSNLGNQNPNQSPVNNTNNNNNGNTRSQPARVANGPITSAGSTIPTMRPQPMMNQGFNGGMMNQGMGGFNQGGGMNNMNGMNQGGMNNMNGMNQGGMNQGGMGGFNQGGMNNMGGMNQGGMNNMGGMNNMGGMNSMNGMNQGGMGFNQSGANRNTNSMGSAGRF, from the exons atgGAGACTATGATTAAaagttatattaaaaaagg taaAGATGCAGTATTGAATACACCAGAAATTGAAAGAAAGGTTAGAGATGCAacatcaaatgataaatgGGGCCCATCAGGTACTCAAATGCAAGAAATTTCAAGAGCATCATACAAtta tgaatgtTTCCCAATTATTATGGGTGTAATTTGGAAACGTATTAATGATCCAGGCAAGTTTTGGAGACATGTTTATAAATCACTTCTTCTTATCGATTATTTAGTTAGAAATGGTTCTCCACAAGTAATTAGAGATTGTAGACATCATACTAtggaaattaaaacattGGTTGAGTTCCAATACattgaagaagaaaaagatgtTGGTTTAAGTG ttcGTGAAAGAGCAAAACAagttattgatttattacaaGATGATCAAAGAATTAAAGAGGAAAGGGATAAAGCAAAGACTaaccaaaataaatatgTTGGTATTGGTAATGATAGCAGAGACTTTGGTTATGGAGGTGGCTCatatggtggtggtggttatGATTCAGATTCATATGGTAGTAATCAAAGAGATTCATATGGTGGTAATCAAAGAGATTCATATGGTGGTAACCAAAGAGATTCATATGGTGGTAACCAAAGAGAAACAACCAGAAGAGACTCTTTCAATGGTAGAGATGAAGGttatggtaataataataataataataataataattcatatgATTCGGATCCATATAGTAATACTAGAGCAGAATATGAAAATTATAGTAATAGAGCAG AAACAAGaagaaataatgaatttggaGATGATAGcaataatagttataataataacaacaattttaataacaacaataataataataatagttataataatagtaataatagcaataatagcaataataataataataataataactacaataacagtaataataatagtaataatatccaaaataatccaaatgcAGCATCTGGCGGAAGAAGTAGACCAAGAGCAGCAAGTGGAAGTGGACCTTCACCAGCAACACCAAATTTCCAATCatcccaacaacaacaacaaccaacttTAATCGATTTTTCAGAACCAACTCCAGCTAATAAACCAATGGTATTTGACCCATTAGCAGATCTTGCAAGTGGTAtgaataatacaaataataacaacaacaataataataataatagtaatagctTTGGTGGATTCCAatctgtaaataataatcaaaattcattcaatttcaataataataatcaacaacaacaacaacaaaataatttccTTCAACTTACACAAAGTAATCCACAACAaagtaacaacaacaataataataataatttctttaatcaacaaccacaacaagcTCAACAATTTGGTCAATTCCAAAATTCTTCAATGAATAAAGATCCATTCGCAAAAGATGAGTTTGGAGATTTTGCAGGTGCAAATGGAAATGCCGATTTTAATCCATTCGATCAACAATCTGgagatttttcaaataaaaacgATGGCCAACAAAAACCAAAAGATACCAACGATCCATGGAGTAAAAAGGATTTgtttgatttatcaaatcTTGGTAATCAAAACCCAAACCAATCACCAGTTAACAatacaaacaacaacaacaatggtAACACTAGATCTCAACCAGCACGTGTCGCAAATGGCCCAATTACTTCGGCAGGTTCAACCATTCCAACAATGAGACCACAACCAATGATGAATCAAGGTTTCAATGGAGGAATGATGAATCAAGGTATGGGTGGTTTCAATCAAGGTGGTGGTATGAATAATATGAATGGTATGAATCAAGGTGGTATGAATAATATGAATGGAATGAATCAAGGTGGTATGAACCAAGGTGGTATGGGTGGTTTCAATCAAGGTGGTATGAATAATATGGGTGGTATGAATCAAGGTGGTATGAATAATATGGGTGGTATGAATAATATGGGTGGTATGAATAGCATGAACGGTATGAATCAAGGTGGCATGGGATTCAATCAAAGTGGTGCGAATAGAAATACTAATAGCATGGGATCTGCTGGAAGATTTTGA
- the rpb5 gene encoding RNA polymerase I core subunit encodes MLSDREYIITAYEQEYPRESFVSRENLTMYCVKKDDPTDSIYVFFPDTPKVGVTQIKKYVDIMKDRQANRAIIVVQQNITPFAKQALAEFSQEKKITLEQFNEAELLVNITHHQLVPKHILLTKEEKLELLTRYKMKESQLPRIQTNDPVARYYGLSRGHVVKIVRPSETAGRYITYRLCV; translated from the exons ATGTTATCAGATCGTGAATATATTATTACAGCATATGAGCAAGAATATCCAAGAGAATCATTTGTATCACGTGAAAATTTGACAATGTATTGTGTTAAGAAGGATGATCCAACCGATTCAATCTATGTTTTCTTTCCAGATACACCAAAAGTAGGTGTAacacaaattaaaaagtatGTCGATATTATGAAAGATCGTCAAGCAAATAGAGCAATCATCGTTGTTCAACAAAATATTACACCATTTGCTAAACAAGCTTTAGCTGAATTCTCTcaagaaaagaaaatcacATTAGAACAATTTAATGAAGCTGAATTATTAGTTAACATTACTCATCATCAATTAGTTCCAAAACATATCCTTTTAACTAAAGAAGAGAAATTAGAACTTTTAACAAGATA TAAAATGAAGGAAAGTCAGTTACCACGTATTCAAACAAACGATCCAGTCGCAAGATATTATGGTCTTTCAAGAGGTCATGTTGTAAAAATTGTTAGACCTTCAGAAACTGCTGGTAGATATATCACTTATAGATTAtgtgtataa
- the rps14 gene encoding 40S ribosomal protein S14, with protein sequence MSGKKEVKAPKVVEALSAKIPCGPSELVFGVAHIFASFNDTFVHVTDLSSKETIVRVTGGMKVKTDRDESSPYAATMAAQDVALRCKELGVTALHIKLRATGGNGSKTPGPGAQSALRALARSGMRIGRIEDVTPIPTDSTRRKSGHRGRRL encoded by the exons atg AGCGGAAAGAAAGAAGTCAAAGCCCCAAAAGTTGTTGAAGCTTTATCAGCCAAAATCCCATGTGGTCCAAGTGAATTAGTCTTTGGTGTTGCCCATATCTTCGCCTCATTCAATGATACCTTTGTC CACGTCACTGATTTATCCTCAAAAGAAACCATTGTTCGTGTTACTGGTGGTATGAAAGTTAAAACCGATCGTGATGAATCTTCACCATACGCTGCCACCATGGCCGCTCAAGATGTCGCCCTCCGTTGTAAAGAACTCGGTGTCACTGCTCTCCATATTAAATTAAGAGCTACCGGTGGTAATGGTTCAAAGACCCCAGGTCCAGGTGCTCAATCTGCCCTCAGAGCTTTAGCTCGTTCAGGTATGAGAATTGGTCGTATTGAAGATGTTACCCCAATTCCAACTGATTCAACCAGAAGAAAGAGCGGTCATCGTGGTAGACGTTTATAA